TCCGCGGCCACGCCCGGCAAGCTGCACCTGCCGACGATCCAGGACCCGGTCTACGGCTACCAGAGCGTCAACGTCGAGGCGCAGCTGGAGAACCCCTCCTCGCTGCTGCACTGGACCCGCCGGATGATCCACATCCGCCGCCAGCACGACGCCTTCGGCCTCGGCACCTTCGAGGACCTCGGTGGCTCCAACCCGACCGTGCTGTCCTACGTCCGCGAGCTGCCCAAGGCCGACGGCCGCGACGACGTCATCCTGTGCGTCAACAACCTCTCGCGCTTCCCGCAGCCGGTCGAGCTCGACCTGCGGAAGTTCGAGGGACGCGTCCCCGTGGAGCTGATCGGCGGTGTCCCGTTCCCCGCGATCGGCGAGCTCCCGTATCTCCTGACGCTCAGCGGGCACGGCTTCTACTGGTTCCGGCTCACGGATCCGGACACGACAGGGAGGCCCGTGCTGTGACGGACCAGTTCCTCGCCCCGTTCATCGGCCGCAGCCGGTGGTTCGGCGGCAAGGGTCGCGACTTCACGGTGACCGGCGAGGAGGTCGTCGGCACCGTCGGCGACGCCCCGCGCGTCGAGGTGCGACTCGTCGAGCTCACCTACGCCGACGGCGACGTCGAGCTCTACCAGCTCCCGCTCTCCGTGTACGACGACCTGCAGGACCACCTCGAGCACGCCCTCGTCGGCGAGCGCGACGGCCGCCCCGTGTACGACGCCGTGCAGGACCGGCAGGCGATGGCGGCGTACCTGAGGGCGTTCGCGGACGGCGTGCCGGTCGAGGGCGGGCTCCGGTTCGTGCGGCTCGAGGGCCACGAGCTCGACCTCGAGGCAACGGCGAGCCCCTTCGGCGGGGAGCAGTCGAACTCGTCGGTCTTCTTCGGCGAGGACGCCGTCCTCAAGCTCTTCCGCAAGGTGACCCCGGGCGAGAACCCCGACGTCACCACCCACCGCGCGCTCACCGAGGCCGGCTCCACGCACGTCGCCGCGCTCTACGGCTGGATCGAGCAGGGCGACCGGCAGCTCGGCATGCTGCAGCAGTTCCTCCGCACGGCGAGCGACGGCTGGGGTCAGGCGCTCGCGAGCGTGCGGGACCTGTTCGCCGAGGCGGACCTGCACGCCGAGGAGGTCGGCGGCGACTTCGCCAGCGAGGCGGCCCGGCTCGGCGAGGCGCTCGCCGAGGTGCACCGCCAGCTCCGCGAGTCCTTCCCCACCTCCGCGCTGCCCGCGTCCGTCCTGGCCGAGGTGATGGCGCAGCGGCTCGACGCCGCCATCGGGGTCGTGCCCCAGCTCGCCGAGCACGCGGACGGCGCCCGTGCGGTGTTCGCGGCCGTCGCCGGGCTCGGCGAGATCCCGGTGCAGCGGGTCCACGGCGACCTGCACCTCGGGCAGACGCTGCGCACCGTCGCCGGCTGGAAGTTCGTCGACTTCGAGGGCGAGCCGGCCAAGCCGCTGTCCGAGCGGCTGCTCCCCGACTCCCCGTGGCGCGACGTCGCCGGGATGACCCGCTCGTTCGACTACGCCCCGCACGCCGTGGCCGCCTCGATGCCGGCCGAGGACGCCGACGTCGAGCACCAGCGCGCGATCCGCGCCGCCGAGTGGGCCAAGCGCAACCGGCGGGCGTTCCTGGCGTCGTACTGCGGTGAGGGTGGGCTGGGTCCTGCCGACCGCACCCTGCTCACCGCGTACGTCGTCGACAAGGCCGTCTACGAGTGCCTCTACGAGGCCCGGAACCGGCCGAACTGGCTGTCGATCCCGCTGGAGGGCGTCGCCCGGCTCGTGGGCTAGCCCACCCGGAACCCGAGCAGGGTGACGTCCTCGACGTCGGTCCCGTCGGGCGGGAGGTCGCCCTCGAAGCAGAAGCCGAACAGGTCCACGAGCGCGTCCTCACCGAAGTCGAGCGGGTGGAAGGGCAGCGGGTAGTCGTCCTCCTCCGCGTGCTCGCCGGCCCAGTAGGGCGCCTCGAAGGCCCGCCGCTCGCCGACGTCCTCGATGATGCCGTCGTCCGGCGACAGGCTCAGCGACCGGACCAGCTCGCCGTCGGCGTCCCAGATCGCGTACGCGAACCAGTCGACCACGCTGTGCATCGCCGCGACGTACGTCGTACGGCCCGGCATGGCGCCGAGGATGGCGGGGTCGATGTCGGTCGGCCGGTCCTTCGCGACCCGCGACGTGCAGACGATGGCGACGCCGGGGTAGACCGCCGCCCATGCCTCCCGGTCCGGAGGGTTCGGGTTCTCGAGCAGGTCGCCGTAACCGAGCTCGGTCAGCGCCGCCCGGGGGTGCAGGCGGGCCACCAGGTCCGCGGTGGCCTCCTCGTCCAGCTCCGGCTCACCACGCAGCAGCGGCGGGACCGGTCCGTCGGCGTACACGACCATCCAGCACTTCGCGCCCATGCGGGCATCAAAGCACCGCCGGGCGTGCCGGGCAGGCGGGACACGGCGAACCGCAGGTGAAAGTCGGCGACCACCGATCAGGTGCTCAACCGGCCATGCGGCACTCGTCCTGCTGCGCCAGGCACTCGTCGAGGGCCACGATCGCCGGGTTCAGCAGCCGTCGGCGTCCGTCCTCCGTCACCACGTACCAGCCGTCGTCGAGGAAGTCGGAGAGGGGGAACGAGTCGACCTCGCTCCGATCGGTCGGCTCGAGCACGACCCGGTGGACGCCAGCGCCGGAGACCCCTTCGGGGAGCTCGAAGAAGATGCCTCCGTCGTAGCGGAGGACCTCGACGACCTCGTGCCGGGTGGCGAGGACACGGCGCGTGCACGGCACCCGCCTCGCGACGGAAGCGCGGGTGGCGGAGTCGAGGTACTCGTCCCAGGCGGCCTGCAGCGCCGCACAGCTGGTCGCCGCGTCGATCGCCCCGAGCGCCCGCCGCCCGAACCCCTCCGCCGGCTCGGGTCGCGCGGAGTCCACGTGGTCCGACTCGTGCGAGCAACCGGAGAGCGCCAGCAGGGCGAGGACGAGCAGGGGACGGAGCACGATCACGGCACGATGGTGGCAGCGCCGGGCCGACGGCGCGCAGGTACGCGGGAATCCGGACCGGCCACGGTGTGGGTGGACCGACCAGCGGCGTCTCGTGACGGTCGCTGCGCGACCTCCTCGACGAACGAGGGTGGGCGCGACCTCCTCGACGAACGAGGGTCGGCGCGACCTCCTCGACGAACGGTGCGTCAGAGGAGCTCGACGGGCTCCCGCTCCCCCACACCCGCCACCGCGCAGTCGCGGTTCTCGACCGCGCAGTGCCAGGCCCAGCAGAGCTGGCCGCCGGCGACGCCGATGAACGCGGCGGTGGCGAAGCCGAGGGCCGAGGTGCCGAGGTGCGGGGTGACGGCGACGGCGGTGATCGCGTTGAGGACGAGCGCGAGGAAGGCCGACATCGAGACCACGGCGCCGAGCCGGCCCGGGAACAGGTCGAGCAGGAGGAGCTGGATGGTCGGGTAGGTGATGCCGTTGCCGAGGGCGACCAGGCTGACCCCGACCACCGCCCACGGCAGGTCCGCCGCGAGGGGCGAGGCGGCCACCAGGATGCCGATGACGCCGCCGACGAACGAGGTGGTGCACCCGATGGAGGTGAGGCGCCGCGCCGAGATCCGGCCGGCGGCGCGGCCGCACAGCCACGAGCCGAGCATCATCGCGCCGATCATCGGGACGAAGAGCTTCCAGAAGTCGAGCTCGCCCTCGCCCAGCACGTCGACCACGAAGATCGCGGCGCCGCCGATGTAGAGGAACTGGGCGCCGAAGAGGAGCGCGGTCGCCCACGCGAGGCGGTGGAAGGCGGGCTCGCGGGCGACCTGCAGGAGACCGCCGACGACCGAGCCCACGCGCAGGGCGGTACGCCGCTCGCGCGGGTGGGTCTCCGGCAGGAGGAGCACGACGGCGAGCACTAGCACGACCCCGAGGCCGGCCTGGAAGACGAACACCAGGGGCCAGTCGCCGAGCTGCAGCACGAGGCCACCGATGATCGGCCCGATCGCCGGCGCGACGCCGAAGACCAGCGCGACCCGGCTCATCAGCCGCTGCGCGGTGGCTCCCGAGAAGAGGTCGCGGATGACGGTGCGGCTGACGATGGTCGCCCCGCCGGCGCTGAGCCCCTGCAACGCCCGGCCCACGAGGAGCCAGCCGAGGTCGGGCGCGAAGGCGCAGGCGATGGAGGCGGCGGCGTACACGGTGAGACCGACGACCATGACGGGGCGGCGCCCGACCGCGTCGGAGATCGGGCCGTGGAGCACGCTCATCGCGGCGAAGGCAGCGAGGTAGACGGTGACGACGAGCTGCAGCTGGCCGGCCGTGGCCGGGAGCTCGCGCTCCATCTGGGCGAAGGCCGGGAACGGGGTGTCGATGCTGAACGGCCCGATCATCGACAGGCAGCCGAGCACGACCGGGACGAGGACGGTCAGCCGCCAGCCGAGGCGCTCGTCGGGGGTGGTCGTCACCAGCCCATCAGATCACCCGCCCCCAGCGCTCCCCGAGGCGGGCCGTCGCGTCGGCGACTGCCGGGGACGGCGCGGGGTACCGCCCGGTCGCTCACCACCTCGTTAGACTCGAGAGGATGCCGAAACACGTGTCGACGACACTCGGAGAGATCGACCTGCACCTCGTCGCGGAGGGCCGCCACGAGCTGCTCTGGCAAGCCCTGGGCGCTCACGAGCGCACCGAGCCCGAGCCCGGCACCAGCTTCGTCGTGTGGGCGCCCAACGCGCGCAACGTCAGCGTGATCGGCGACTTCAACGGCTGGGACGGCAATGCCCACCGGATGGTGCCGATCGGCAGCGGCCTGTGGGAGGCCTTCGCGCCGGGCGTGGGCTCCGGGGCGTCGTACAAGTTCGTGGTGGAGGGCGCCGACGGCGTGTGGCGGCACAAGGCCGACCCGATGGCCTTCTTCGCCGAGCCGCCGCCGGCCACCGCCTCCCGCGTCTTCACCAGCACCCACACGTGGCAGGACGACGCCTGGCTGGAGCAGCGCGCGACCCGGCAGCCGGTCAACGAGCCGATGTCGACCTACGAGCTGCACCTGGGCTCGTGGAAGAAGCACCCCGACGGGTCCTACTGGACCTACGACGAGCTCGCCGCCGACCTGCCCGGCTATCTCGCCGACCTCGGCTTCACGCACGTCGAGCTGATGCCGGTGATGCAGCACCCGTTCGGGGGCTCGTGGGGCTACCACGTGACGTCGTACTTCGCGCCCGACGCGCGCTTCGGCGATCCCGACGGCTTCCGCCGGCTCGTCGACGCGCTGCACGCCGCCGGCATCGCGGTCATCCTGGACTGGGTGCCCGGCCACTTCGCGACCGACGAGTGGGCGCTGGCCCGCTTCGACGGCACCGCGCTCTACGAGCACCCCGACCCGCAGCGGGGGTGGCACCCGGAGTGGGGCTCCTACATCTTCGACTTCGGTCGCCCCGAGGTGCGCAACTTCCTCTTCGCGAACGCGCTCTACTGGCTGGAGGAGTTCCACGTCGACGGCCTGCGCGTCGACGGGGTCGCGTCCATGCTCTACCTCGACTACGGCCGCAACGAGGGCGAGTGGCACCCGAACCGGTACGGCGGCCGCGAGCACCTCGAGGCGGTGCAGTTCCTGCAGGAGCTCAACGCCACCGCCTACAAGCGGGTGCCCGGAATCGTCACGATCGCCGAGGAGTCGACCGCCTGGCCGGGCGTCACCGGCGCGACCTCCGGCGGCGGGCTCGGCTTCGGCTTCAAGTGGAACATGGGCTGGATGCACGACAGCCTCGGCTACCTGCGCCACGAGCCGGTGCACCGCGCCTACCACCACGGCGAGATGACCTTCTCCCTCGTCTACGCCTTCTCGGAGAACTACGTCCTGCCGCTGAGCCACGACGAGGTCGTCCACGGCAAGGGATCGCTGGTCCGCAAGATGCCCGGCGACCGCTGGCAGCAGCTCGCGACGCTGCGCGCCTATCTCGCCTTCATGTGGTCCCACCCCGGCAAGCAGCTGCTGATGATGGGCTGCGAGTTCGCCCAGGAGTCGGAGTGGGCCGAGGCGCGCGAGCTGGACTGGTGGCTGCTGCAGAAGCCCGAGCACCGCGGCATGCTCGACTTCGTCCGCGACCTCAACGCCCGCTATCGCGACCAGCCGGCGCTGTGGCGCCTGGACAACGACCCCGCCGGGTTCGCGTGGATCGACGGCCAGGACGCGGGACACAACGTCTTCTCGTTCGTCCGCCGCTCCGGGCAGCCCGGCGTGCCGGACCTGGTCAGCGTGTCGAACTTCGCCGCGGTCCCCCACGACTACCGGCTCGGGCTGCCGGTCGCCGGCGCGTGGACCGAGGCGCTCAACACCGACGCGGCGTCGTACGGCGGCAGTGGGGTCGGCAACCTCGGCACCGTCCACGCGGAGCCGGCCGGCCCGATGGAGGCCGGTGCGCCGGGCGGCAGCCCCGCGTACGCGGACCTCGTGCTGCCACCGCTCGCCACGCTCTGGCTGGTGGCACCCTCCGCTGAATGACGACCAGTCGTCTAGGGTTTGCGCTGTGTCGGAGCAGCCGGAGATCAGCCACGCGACCGTCGACGACGGCATCGCCCGGCTGACCTGGACCTCCGACCTCACCGAGCGCGGCTGGCAGGCCGCCGTCGACGTCG
Above is a genomic segment from Nocardioides aromaticivorans containing:
- a CDS encoding maltokinase N-terminal cap-like domain-containing protein, with amino-acid sequence MTDQFLAPFIGRSRWFGGKGRDFTVTGEEVVGTVGDAPRVEVRLVELTYADGDVELYQLPLSVYDDLQDHLEHALVGERDGRPVYDAVQDRQAMAAYLRAFADGVPVEGGLRFVRLEGHELDLEATASPFGGEQSNSSVFFGEDAVLKLFRKVTPGENPDVTTHRALTEAGSTHVAALYGWIEQGDRQLGMLQQFLRTASDGWGQALASVRDLFAEADLHAEEVGGDFASEAARLGEALAEVHRQLRESFPTSALPASVLAEVMAQRLDAAIGVVPQLAEHADGARAVFAAVAGLGEIPVQRVHGDLHLGQTLRTVAGWKFVDFEGEPAKPLSERLLPDSPWRDVAGMTRSFDYAPHAVAASMPAEDADVEHQRAIRAAEWAKRNRRAFLASYCGEGGLGPADRTLLTAYVVDKAVYECLYEARNRPNWLSIPLEGVARLVG
- a CDS encoding DUF6928 family protein, translating into MGAKCWMVVYADGPVPPLLRGEPELDEEATADLVARLHPRAALTELGYGDLLENPNPPDREAWAAVYPGVAIVCTSRVAKDRPTDIDPAILGAMPGRTTYVAAMHSVVDWFAYAIWDADGELVRSLSLSPDDGIIEDVGERRAFEAPYWAGEHAEEDDYPLPFHPLDFGEDALVDLFGFCFEGDLPPDGTDVEDVTLLGFRVG
- a CDS encoding multidrug effflux MFS transporter, which translates into the protein MTTTPDERLGWRLTVLVPVVLGCLSMIGPFSIDTPFPAFAQMERELPATAGQLQLVVTVYLAAFAAMSVLHGPISDAVGRRPVMVVGLTVYAAASIACAFAPDLGWLLVGRALQGLSAGGATIVSRTVIRDLFSGATAQRLMSRVALVFGVAPAIGPIIGGLVLQLGDWPLVFVFQAGLGVVLVLAVVLLLPETHPRERRTALRVGSVVGGLLQVAREPAFHRLAWATALLFGAQFLYIGGAAIFVVDVLGEGELDFWKLFVPMIGAMMLGSWLCGRAAGRISARRLTSIGCTTSFVGGVIGILVAASPLAADLPWAVVGVSLVALGNGITYPTIQLLLLDLFPGRLGAVVSMSAFLALVLNAITAVAVTPHLGTSALGFATAAFIGVAGGQLCWAWHCAVENRDCAVAGVGEREPVELL
- the glgB gene encoding 1,4-alpha-glucan branching protein GlgB, which codes for MPKHVSTTLGEIDLHLVAEGRHELLWQALGAHERTEPEPGTSFVVWAPNARNVSVIGDFNGWDGNAHRMVPIGSGLWEAFAPGVGSGASYKFVVEGADGVWRHKADPMAFFAEPPPATASRVFTSTHTWQDDAWLEQRATRQPVNEPMSTYELHLGSWKKHPDGSYWTYDELAADLPGYLADLGFTHVELMPVMQHPFGGSWGYHVTSYFAPDARFGDPDGFRRLVDALHAAGIAVILDWVPGHFATDEWALARFDGTALYEHPDPQRGWHPEWGSYIFDFGRPEVRNFLFANALYWLEEFHVDGLRVDGVASMLYLDYGRNEGEWHPNRYGGREHLEAVQFLQELNATAYKRVPGIVTIAEESTAWPGVTGATSGGGLGFGFKWNMGWMHDSLGYLRHEPVHRAYHHGEMTFSLVYAFSENYVLPLSHDEVVHGKGSLVRKMPGDRWQQLATLRAYLAFMWSHPGKQLLMMGCEFAQESEWAEARELDWWLLQKPEHRGMLDFVRDLNARYRDQPALWRLDNDPAGFAWIDGQDAGHNVFSFVRRSGQPGVPDLVSVSNFAAVPHDYRLGLPVAGAWTEALNTDAASYGGSGVGNLGTVHAEPAGPMEAGAPGGSPAYADLVLPPLATLWLVAPSAE